The proteins below come from a single Candidatus Cloacimonas sp. genomic window:
- a CDS encoding cell division protein ZapA produces the protein MQSVEVEIFGRRFRLRSDNPERTSKIAEEINNQIDDLSKHYDNLDFTKLLLLICLQQQEEVLTLGDKNRDLSSELDRLNQMLSKIMI, from the coding sequence ATGCAATCGGTTGAAGTGGAAATATTTGGACGCAGATTTCGTTTGCGAAGCGATAATCCAGAACGAACCAGCAAAATTGCCGAAGAAATAAACAACCAGATTGATGATCTATCCAAACATTACGATAATCTGGATTTTACTAAACTGCTCCTCTTAATTTGCCTTCAACAACAGGAAGAAGTATTAACTCTGGGCGATAAAAATCGTGATTTAAGCTCCGAACTGGATCGCCTAAACCAAATGTTATCTAAAATAATGATCTAA